Proteins from one Pseudomonas sp. KBS0710 genomic window:
- the atzF gene encoding allophanate hydrolase yields the protein MNLQLDNLRNAYLSGDTTPREVLRHLREKAVHLNPDYHLFIHLLSAEELEPYLAALDAHDAAQLPLFGVPFAIKDNIDLAGIPTTAACPAFAYVPQRSATIVEQLIALGAVPLGKTNLDQFATGLNGSRSPYGACPNSVLPEYPSGGSSAGSSLAVALGVASFALGTDTAGSGRVPAALNNLVGLKASKGLISTAGVVPACRTLDCVTTFTRTAREASQLLALTARLDPLDAYSRANPAWNDASAFGAPRAFRFGVPREQDLEFFGCEQGPQLFAQAIDRLTALGGEPVTLDLSPFLEAARLLYEGPWVAERYSVAGELMEQNPEAVLPVIRAVLAKAPAVSGVEVFRAQYRLQALKAQCDSLLEGLDCVLTPTIGRPVTLEELHAEPVLRNAELGYYTNFMNLLDYAAVAVPSGFMRNGLPWGVTLFGRAFTDQYLLGVADALQRQHDTSLPVPVGSAGHDFTRLVVCGAHLQGLALNGQLVRRGARLLERTHSSADYQLFALAGGPPYRPGMLRVSESGAAIEVEVWELPSGEMGSFLTGIPAPLGLGKVQLADGRWETGFICEPYGLTGAVDISHFGGWRGYLRSLQ from the coding sequence ATGAACCTGCAACTGGACAACCTGCGCAATGCCTACCTGAGCGGCGATACCACGCCCCGTGAAGTGCTGCGGCACCTGCGCGAAAAAGCCGTGCACTTGAACCCCGACTATCACTTGTTTATCCACCTGCTCAGCGCGGAAGAACTGGAGCCGTACCTGGCCGCATTGGACGCGCACGACGCAGCCCAATTGCCGTTGTTCGGCGTGCCGTTTGCGATCAAGGACAACATTGATTTAGCCGGCATTCCCACCACCGCCGCGTGCCCGGCGTTCGCCTATGTGCCGCAACGCAGCGCGACCATTGTCGAGCAGTTGATCGCCCTGGGCGCGGTGCCGTTGGGCAAGACCAACCTCGACCAGTTCGCCACCGGCCTCAATGGCAGCCGCTCGCCGTATGGCGCCTGCCCCAACAGCGTGTTGCCGGAGTATCCGTCGGGCGGCTCCAGTGCCGGCTCGTCGCTGGCCGTCGCGTTGGGTGTCGCGAGTTTTGCCCTGGGCACCGACACAGCCGGTTCCGGGCGGGTGCCGGCGGCGCTGAATAACCTGGTGGGGCTCAAGGCGAGCAAAGGCTTGATCTCCACGGCTGGCGTGGTGCCGGCGTGCCGCACGCTGGATTGCGTCACCACCTTTACCCGCACCGCGCGCGAGGCCAGCCAGTTACTGGCGTTGACCGCCAGGCTCGATCCGTTGGATGCGTACAGCCGAGCAAACCCGGCGTGGAATGATGCGTCGGCGTTTGGCGCACCCCGCGCATTTCGCTTTGGCGTGCCGCGCGAGCAGGACCTGGAGTTTTTCGGTTGTGAGCAAGGCCCACAGCTGTTTGCGCAGGCCATCGACCGCTTGACGGCGTTGGGTGGCGAGCCGGTAACGCTGGACCTGTCGCCGTTCCTTGAAGCCGCGCGCCTGCTCTACGAAGGGCCGTGGGTAGCCGAACGCTACAGCGTGGCCGGTGAACTGATGGAGCAGAACCCCGAGGCCGTGCTGCCGGTGATTCGTGCGGTGCTGGCCAAAGCGCCGGCTGTGAGCGGCGTAGAAGTCTTCCGCGCGCAGTACCGCCTGCAAGCCTTGAAAGCCCAGTGCGATAGCTTGCTCGAAGGGCTCGACTGCGTGCTGACGCCCACCATCGGCCGCCCGGTGACGCTGGAAGAACTGCACGCCGAACCGGTGCTGCGCAATGCCGAACTGGGCTACTACACCAACTTCATGAACCTGCTGGACTACGCCGCCGTCGCCGTGCCCAGCGGCTTTATGCGCAACGGTTTGCCCTGGGGTGTGACGCTGTTTGGCCGGGCATTTACCGACCAATACCTGCTGGGTGTGGCGGACGCGTTGCAGCGCCAGCACGATACGTCGCTGCCTGTGCCTGTCGGCAGCGCGGGTCATGACTTCACCCGGCTGGTGGTGTGCGGTGCGCACCTGCAAGGGCTGGCGCTTAACGGCCAATTAGTGCGGCGAGGTGCGCGCCTGCTGGAGCGCACCCACAGCTCGGCCGACTATCAGTTGTTCGCGCTGGCCGGTGGGCCACCCTATCGCCCCGGCATGTTGCGGGTGAGCGAAAGCGGCGCGGCCATTGAGGTGGAAGTGTGGGAGCTGCCGAGCGGCGAAATGGGCTCCTTCCTCACCGGCATCCCCGCCCCCTTGGGCCTGGGCAAGGTGCAACTGGCCGACGGGCGTTGGGAAACCGGCTTCATCTGCGAGCCCTACGGCTTGACCGGCGCCGTGGACATCAGCCACTTCGGCGGCTGGCGCGGCTACCTGCGCAGCTTGCAATAG
- a CDS encoding cysteine-rich CWC family protein, with protein MTTPTLCPACGARNDCTLADPRTAGQACWCYSVTIDPAVLEALPDELRNKACLCPRCAQVNAQLRGAEQP; from the coding sequence ATGACCACCCCCACCCTTTGCCCTGCCTGCGGTGCCCGCAACGACTGCACCCTGGCCGACCCACGCACCGCCGGCCAAGCCTGTTGGTGCTACAGCGTCACCATCGACCCGGCGGTGCTCGAAGCGCTGCCCGACGAATTGCGCAATAAGGCCTGCCTGTGCCCACGCTGTGCGCAGGTAAATGCGCAATTGCGTGGGGCTGAACAGCCGTAA
- a CDS encoding 16S rRNA pseudouridine(516) synthase produces the protein MRVDRFLSNLPRFNRKQVRVLLVERRVTVDGVPVSDPHHEVRAFSRVCVDDEVLQAGKPARYFMLHKPQGCVSATADPVHPTVLDWLDEPDRHELHIAGRLDFNTTGLMLITNDGQWSRRLTQPQTKLPKVYLVETEQDIGPEYAVTFAAGLYFAFEDLTTQPAELELLGPRTARLSIIEGRYHQVKRMFGHFDNKVIGLHRERMGPLVLDATLAPGEYRELTDEEIRQV, from the coding sequence ATGCGCGTTGATCGTTTCCTCAGCAACCTGCCGCGTTTCAATCGTAAGCAAGTGCGTGTGCTGCTGGTTGAGCGACGGGTGACGGTCGATGGCGTGCCAGTCAGCGATCCGCACCATGAAGTGCGAGCGTTCAGCCGCGTGTGTGTCGATGACGAGGTACTGCAAGCCGGCAAACCGGCGCGTTATTTCATGCTGCACAAACCCCAAGGCTGCGTGAGCGCTACCGCAGACCCGGTCCACCCCACCGTGCTTGATTGGCTGGATGAGCCGGACAGACACGAGCTGCACATCGCCGGCCGTCTGGATTTCAACACCACCGGGCTGATGCTGATCACCAACGACGGCCAATGGTCGCGGCGCCTGACCCAACCCCAGACCAAACTGCCCAAGGTTTACCTCGTTGAAACCGAGCAGGACATTGGTCCTGAGTATGCAGTGACCTTTGCTGCGGGCCTGTATTTCGCCTTCGAAGACCTCACCACCCAACCCGCAGAACTTGAGCTACTCGGCCCAAGGACCGCACGCCTGAGCATCATCGAAGGCCGCTACCACCAGGTGAAGCGCATGTTCGGGCACTTTGATAACAAGGTAATCGGCCTGCACCGTGAGCGGATGGGGCCTTTGGTGTTGGATGCCACCCTTGCGCCGGGCGAATATCGGGAACTGACCGACGAAGAAATCCGACAGGTCTGA
- a CDS encoding alpha/beta fold hydrolase has protein sequence MRPEIAVLDIQGQYRVYTEFYRADVAAKTIILVNGSMATTASFAQTVKSLYPQFNVVLYDQPYAGRSKIHNRHEHMLTKEAEGQILLELIEHFGAEHVLSFSWGGAAALVALAHRPRRVEKAVISSFSPVINTPMRDYLERGVDYLGNLDRHGVGHLVNSTIGKHLPSLFKRFNYKHVSGLAEHEYGQMHFHISHVLNSDRLCYLKAARQIDIPVLFLNGEWDEYTSAEDAKLFGQHVANSSFSTIQATGHFLDMEHKAACRDSRDAVVGFLKPERQVSRLRYHQGQTQQAFAV, from the coding sequence ATGAGGCCAGAAATCGCTGTGTTGGATATACAGGGTCAGTATCGGGTTTACACGGAGTTCTATCGCGCGGATGTTGCTGCAAAGACCATCATCCTGGTCAACGGCTCCATGGCCACCACGGCATCCTTCGCTCAAACCGTGAAAAGCCTGTACCCGCAATTCAATGTGGTTTTGTACGACCAGCCCTACGCTGGCCGCTCCAAAATCCATAACCGTCATGAGCACATGCTGACCAAGGAAGCCGAAGGCCAGATCCTGCTGGAACTCATCGAGCACTTCGGCGCCGAACACGTGCTGTCGTTCTCCTGGGGTGGCGCCGCTGCCCTGGTCGCCCTCGCCCACCGGCCACGACGCGTGGAAAAGGCCGTGATCAGCTCGTTCTCGCCAGTGATCAACACGCCCATGCGCGACTACCTCGAACGCGGCGTCGACTACCTCGGCAACCTCGATCGCCACGGCGTCGGCCACCTGGTCAACAGCACCATCGGCAAACACTTGCCGTCATTGTTCAAGCGCTTCAACTACAAGCATGTGAGCGGTCTGGCAGAGCATGAATACGGGCAGATGCACTTCCACATCAGCCATGTGCTCAACAGCGACCGGCTGTGCTACCTCAAAGCCGCCAGGCAGATCGACATTCCGGTGCTGTTTTTGAATGGCGAATGGGATGAGTACACCAGCGCCGAGGATGCCAAGCTGTTTGGCCAGCACGTGGCCAACAGCAGCTTCAGCACCATCCAGGCGACCGGGCATTTTCTGGACATGGAGCACAAGGCGGCCTGCAGGGACAGCCGGGACGCGGTGGTGGGCTTTTTGAAACCAGAACGCCAGGTGAGTCGGTTGCGTTATCACCAGGGCCAGACGCAGCAGGCGTTTGCTGTCTGA